ATTTTTTTGAGTGCTTAAATGATTTTCATCTTTCAATATGCGGCTACTCATCATAGGAACTAAGGTAAATGCAACAAAAAGTGAAATTAGCACTGAGGTTGCTACGGTGATACCAAATTCAAAAAAGAATTTTCCAATAATCCCTTCCATAAATGCTACAGGAATAAAAACGGCAACAATTGCTAATGTAACAGCAATCGCAGCTAAACCTATTTCAGCTGTGCCATCATACGCAGCAGTGAAAATGTTTTTACCAAGAGTTCTATGTCTATGAATATTTTCAATAACAACAATTGAGTCGTCTACAAGTATTCCTATTGAAAGAGTTAGTGCTAACATTGTTAAGTTATTTAAAGTAAAGTTTAACGCATTTGCAACTATAAATGTTCCTATAATTGAAGTTGGTATGGAAACAGCACAAATAATAGTATTGCGCCAATCATGAAGAAAGATAAAGACGACGAAGACTGCAAGTATGGCACCAAGTAAGAGGTCAAATTTAACTGATTCAATGGATGATGAAATCCATGTTGAATCGTCAAAAATGACCGAAAGATTGAGATTTTCTCTTTGGGAAATATTAATCTTTTTAATCAGATCACGAATATCGTTAGAAACTTCAACCATATTAGATTGAGGTTTTTTTCCGATATAAATAAAAATAGATTGTTTACCATTGAATTCCCCATAGGATCTTGCCTCGACAACGCTGTCTTTTACTTCTGCAATATCTTCTACACGGAGAATATTATTAGGATTTAATTCTAATGGTATTTTTGCAATGCTATCAATGGATGTTGGTATATTTTGAGTAGACATACCTGTGACACTCGTCGGTGTGCGCAGAAGTCCAGCTGGTAAGGTAACAATTTGGCTGGCAATTTGATTTTTTATCTTAATCGGTGATAATTGCATCGAATTTATGAGAGCGGAATTCAACTCTATATGTACTTCTCTTTCTTGTGAACCTATTACATCAATTTCTCCAACACCTTTTATTTGTTGAATTAAAGGTTTTAATTCAAAAATGGCATAGTTTGAAAGTTCTTTTTTAGATAGCTTTGTTGATGATAAAGTTAATCCCAAAATGCTATCACCATTCATTTCATATTTTTCAACAATTGGAGTATCTGCATCCTTAGGAAAATATATTTGGCTTACTTTATTTCTCACATCTTCAATGGCTCTATCTGGTTTTACTTCGAGATCAAATTCGAGTGAAACACTTGCACCGTTTTGATATGCTGAGCCATTCATATTTTTGAGACCAGTGATACTTCGAAAACTTTTTTCCATAGGTTTTAAAAGGAGTTCCTCAGAAGTAGAGGGATTTGATCCTGAATAGGCAACACTCACGGTTATAAACGGCAATTCAATATTAGGTTTGTCTTCTATCCCTAGTTTAGGATAGGACATAAGGCCAAATATTATGATTAATAGATTCAAAATAGATGAAAAATAAGGTCTTTTGATAGAGACTTTTGAGAGTAGCATTTCAGTTTCTCTTAAAATTAGTTGGATTTAAGTTTGATTTCTAAAAAAGTACCTGGCACAAGCGTACCTGTATAATTTTTTACATCTGCATAAACATCAAAGGTTCTTGTTGATTGATCAATTACTGGGACAATTCTTTTTATAATTGCAGTCCCTTTTTCGCCAGATATTGGATTTATTACATCAAATTTCATTCCAAGTTTTACTTGATTAAAATAGGTAATCGGCATTTGAGTAAATAAACTAAGATTTTTCATTTGTGTAATTTGTAATGCAGGTGTTCCTTCAGAGAGATAATCTCCAACATTTTTTAATACCTTAGAAATAACTCCTGAATACGGTGCGTAGAGTTTATTTGCTTTAAGGATAAATTCTTTACCCTCTAAAGTTGCTTGTGCATTTTTTAAATTTAGAATTGCAGCTTTGGTATTTATTTTTTCATTTTCTAATGTTGTTGTATTGATAATCCCATTTTTTTGCTGCTGAGTAACACGAAGTAATTTTTTTTCTTGTTGCTCGAGTAATAATTTTTTATTTTCAACTTCAATCTGCGCAGAGCGAACATCTATAGATGCTTGTTTTTCCGCTAAGGAAGCTAGCAATTGACCTTGCTTGACTTCTTCGCCGGCTTTTACATAAATATTGCTGATTGTGCCTGAAGTCAAAAAACCAATTGAGCTTTGATTTTCCGCTTTAATTGAAGCCGGAATTCTTGGCACACTGCTTGCGTCCAGAGAAGTGTCAATGATGTTCGTTTTTATATCATGGAGAATATCACTTTGTTTTGCAGCTTCTTGTGCTGGTTGAGAGGTTTTTTCTTGAGTCGGTGTCGAGTTTGTTGCTGGTAATGAAACTTTTTCAGTGCCTTGTTTTTTACATGATATGAAAAGGCCAAATAGACTCATGAGAATTATTGAGCTAAAAATTTTAACTTTTTTATGACACATAGAGCACCTTATTGAGTAATTTTTGGAATATCGCCTAATGCAGCTTGTAACTTGAGCCATGAAATATCAAGATTATTTCTCATTTCTGCTAAATTAATTTTTGAATTTGTTAAACTATTTTGCACTAATATAAGCTCTGAAGCTGATAGATCACCTGTCTGGTATTTTAGCAGTGATAATTTTAAAGCTTCTTCCGAAATATTGACTGCATCTTTAGATTTTATCAGATTTTCGTTAAAGTTCTTAAAATTATTGTATGCTAGAATAATTTCTTGATTGATATTTATTTCTGACTCTTCTTTATCAAGAATGAGTTTTCTTTTTCTATTTAATATAGACATTTGATTGTCAGCTATAACACCACCATCCCAAATTTTCCAGTTCAAGCTCAACCCATAAGTGAATTTTGTTTGAGGATAATAGATATAATTTGGATCATTTGGGCTAGCCTCTTGAGAGGATTTTTCATAGCTGTTTCTAGCAAAAACATTTATCTCTGGTAAATATGCTGCTGATGAATGTAATAAATTATATTTTTCAGCACTGATTTTATTATCAAGACTTTTTAATTCATTTCTATTGTTTTTTCCTTTTTTAATGATACTTTCAAGAGATTCTAATGGTTTATTTCTTAACTCAAAATAAGATTTATTTTCA
The sequence above is drawn from the Fluviispira vulneris genome and encodes:
- a CDS encoding efflux RND transporter periplasmic adaptor subunit, whose translation is MCHKKVKIFSSIILMSLFGLFISCKKQGTEKVSLPATNSTPTQEKTSQPAQEAAKQSDILHDIKTNIIDTSLDASSVPRIPASIKAENQSSIGFLTSGTISNIYVKAGEEVKQGQLLASLAEKQASIDVRSAQIEVENKKLLLEQQEKKLLRVTQQQKNGIINTTTLENEKINTKAAILNLKNAQATLEGKEFILKANKLYAPYSGVISKVLKNVGDYLSEGTPALQITQMKNLSLFTQMPITYFNQVKLGMKFDVINPISGEKGTAIIKRIVPVIDQSTRTFDVYADVKNYTGTLVPGTFLEIKLKSN